From Salvelinus namaycush isolate Seneca chromosome 27, SaNama_1.0, whole genome shotgun sequence, the proteins below share one genomic window:
- the LOC120022550 gene encoding zinc fingers and homeoboxes protein 1-like produces MASRRKSTTPCMVPPVQMVDSDPDMEVVTEGEAEGAANCPVENSTESIPNEEDSQAIDHFIKTMDSSTAEGGYECKYCSFQTSQLNMFTLHVDTEHPNIVLNSSYVCVECDFHTKRYDALLEHNARHHPGEDNFTRTMVKRNNQTIFEQRVNDLTFDGSFVKVEEDEDTSCKGIALSKTPIMKIKSRAEAKKFTGSHKMADYSVIKVESDGEEETEEVVPPPVTPNVVAVSTPLTIQPIQQSIMINSPNVLQIKTSNSATMLPPGTLAQVLSALQNQQTSQTQLLIPVSSIPTYNGAMDNNVLLVSAYNRFPYPSVSEIMGLAAQTKFTEEQIKVWFSAQRLKHGVSWTPEEVEEARRKKFNGSVQAVPQTITVIPANFATAANGLQSIFQTCQIVGQPGMVLTQVGGGNAVPVASPITLAVAGVPNPRTSVSKVPEPSTSETASPLSPDSLGARPKKSKEQLAELKASYLRRQFATEAEISRLMKVTNLTKRAIKKWFSDTRYNQRNSKDHHGVALNDISVSANSNDGSSSTAIVIDSSDEASESSPTTQGPIYDPRIKFRHAFPDFTPQKFKEKTPEQLLLLEASYQTSDTPSDEELSRLRMETKLTRREVDAWFSERRKMPVDSDGTEEPESERIKAPSSGQEAQTPPSGRKIMKKTPEQLHVLKSTFVRTQWPSAEEYDKMAEESGLPRTYIVNWFGDTRYACKNSNLKWYYLYQSGKVNEAMNGGELKKKPRKRFRGWSRRTRRPYPCKQTTPAIKVKTGKEILKEHYLKHKVLNEKDLDELVAKSSMSYEQVRDWFAEISRREEKGLDPFSDGEEETHGDSEAEMEVKEQGDVVTDEKNNDNDNKDDENNNDEVDNNDNETTEEPQCIEQSQPESEDQ; encoded by the coding sequence ATGGCGAGCAGAAGAAAATCAACAACGCCTTGCATGGTCCCTCCTGTTCAAATGGTGGATTCAGACCCTGACATGGAGGTCGTTACAGAGGGAGAGGCTGAGGGGGCCGCTAACTGTCCTGTGGAAAACTCAACTGAAAGCATCCCGAATGAGGAGGACTCACAGGCCATCGACCACTTCATTAAAACTATGGACTCGAGTACGGCAGAAGGAGGTTATGAGTGCAAGTACTGCAGCTTTCAGACCTCACAGCTCAATATGTTTACCTTGCACGTGGACACTGAGCACCCAAATATAGTTCTAAACTCATCttatgtgtgtgttgagtgtgacTTTCACACCAAGAGGTATGATGCATTGTTGGAGCATAATGCACGCCACCACCCTGGAGAAGACAATTTCACCAGGACTATGGTGAAACGTAACAATCAAACCATCTTTGAGCAGAGAGTCAATGACTTGACCTTTGATGGCAGTTTTGTTAAGGTTGAGGAGGATGAGGACACATCCTGTAAGGGTATTGCCCTAAGCAAAACGCCAATCATGAAGATCAAGAGTAGGGCGGAGGCCAAGAAGTTTACAGGGTCACACAAAATGGCAGATTACAGTGTCATTAAAGTGGAGAGTGATGGGGAGGAAGAGACGGAGGAGGTGGTCCCCCCTCCTGTCACCCCCAATGTAGTGGCTGTGTCGACCCCTCTGACCATTCAACCTATTCAGCAAAGCATAATGATCAACAGCCCAAACGTGCTCCAAATAAAGACTAGTAACTCAGCCACAATGCTCCCCCCAGGGACATTGGCTCAAGTTCTGTCTGCCTTACAGAATCAGCAGACCTCCCAGACCCAGCTCCTCATCCCGGTCAGTAGTATCCCCACATACAATGGGGCCATGGACAATAATGTCCTGCTGGTCAGCGCCTACAACAGGTTCCCTTACCCATCTGTGTCAGAAATCATGGGTCTAGCAGCCCAAACCAAGTTCACAGAGGAGCAAATAAAGGTGTGGTTCTCTGCTCAGCGGCTGAAGCACGGTGTGAGCTGGAccccagaggaggtggaggaggccaGGAGGAAGAAGTTTAATGGCTCAGTGCAGGCGGTGCCACAGACCATCACTGTCATCCCAGCCAATTTTGCAACAGCAGCCAATGGCCTGCAGTCCATCTTTCAGACTTGTCAGATTGTAGGGCAACCAGGGATGGTTTTGACTCAGGTAGGGGGTGGCAACGCTGTCCCTGTGGCCTCACCCATCACGTTAGCTGTAGCTGGGGTCCCCAACCCCAGAACCAGTGTCAGTAAGGTGCCAGAACCCTCCACCTCTGAGACTGCTTCTCCACTCAGTCCCGATTCCCTGGGAGCGCGACCTAAAAAATCCAAGGAGCAGCTAGCAGAGCTGAAGGCCAGTTACCTAAGGAGACAGTTTGCCACTGAGGCAGAAATCTCTCGGTTGATGAAGGTCACTAACCTCACCAAAAGAGCAATAAAGAAGTGGTTCAGCGACACACGCTATAACCAACGCAACTCAAAGGACCACCACGGCGTTGCCTTAAATGACATTTCAGTCAGCGCCAACAGTAATGACggcagcagcagcacagccattGTGATCGACTCCAGCGACGAAGCCAGTGAATCCTCTCCGACAACCCAAGGGCCCATTTATGATCCACGAATCAAGTTCCGCCACGCCTTTCCTGACTTCACACCTCAGAAGTTCAAGGAAAAGACTCCGGAGCAGCTTCTGCTTTTGGAGGCCAGCTACCAGACGTCTGACACACCTAGCGATGAGGAGCTAAGTAGGCTTAGGATGGAGACTAAACTGACTAGGCGAGAGGTGGACGCCTGGTTCTCCGAGAGGAGAAAAATGCCAGTGGACTCTGATGGCACAGAGGAGCCGGAGAGTGAACGGATCAAAGCGCCTTCCTCTGGGCAAGAGGCTCAGACTCCACCCAGCGGCCGAAAGATAATGAAGAAAACCCCAGAGCAGCTCCACGTCCTGAAAAGCACCTTTGTTCGTACCCAGTGGCCCTCTGCTGAAGAGTACGACAAGATGGCAGAGGAGAGCGGGTTACCCAGAACCTACATTGTTAACTGGTTTGGAGACACCCGGTATGCCTGCAAGAACAGCAACCTGAAGTGGTACTACTTGTACCAGAGTGGAAAAGTTAACGAGGCAATGAACGGAGGTGAACTTAAGAAGAAGCCACGGAAACGCTTTCGAGGTTGGTCCAGGAGGACGAGGCGGCCATACCCCTGCAAACAAACAACCCCTGCCATCAAAGTCAAGACGGGTAAAGAGATTTTAAAGGAGCACTACCTCAAGCATAAGGTCTTAAATGAGAAAGATTTGGATGAACTGGTGGCCAAGTCCAGTATGAGCTATGAGCAGGTGCGGGACTGGTTTGCGGAGATCAGCAGGAGGGAAGAGAAAGGCCTTGACCCTTTCAGTGACGGTGAAGAGGAGACGCATGGCGACAGTGAGGCAGAGATGGAAGTGAAAGAGCAAGGGGATGTCGTCACTGATGAAAAAAATAATGACAACGATAACAAAGATGATGAAAATAACAATGATGAAGTTGATAATAATGACAATGAAACCACGGAAGAGCCTCAATGTATCGAGCAATCACAGCCGGAGTCAGAGGATCAGTGA